One genomic region from Hoeflea algicola encodes:
- the leuA gene encoding 2-isopropylmalate synthase, whose protein sequence is MTAHSSSGQKGMPTASQKYHAYPLIDLADRTWPSKRIDTAPIWCSVDLRDGNQSLINPMGHDRKARMFQLLLDMGFKEIEIGFPSASQTDFDFARWCVEEGGVPDDVSLQVLVQCRPELITRTFEALEGANRPIIHFYNSTSELQRRVVFDKDVAGIKQIAVDAAKMIKEMAEKAGGDFRFEYSPESFTGTELEVALEISNAVIEIIAPTPDNKLILNLPSTVEMATPNIYADQIEWMCRNIDNRENVLISLHPHNDRGTGIAATELALMAGADRVEGTLFGNGERTGNVDVVALALNMFTQGVDPKLDCSDIERMKAVFEYSNEMKIPERHPYVGELVYTAFSGSHQDAINKGMKALRQANKPEWEVPYLPIDPNDVGRTYEAIIRINSQSGKGGIAYILKEDYGLDLPRNLQVEFREEIQKITDDEGVELPPQRIYESFMEVYVNQTGARLGYVDHHTHTDPASPGVRVVSAEITDNGETKRIEGRGTGPIDGFINALSTYLGFSLTVANYSEHSMQHGSNAAAICYMEMETPAGKLFGAGVNTNISAASLAAVVSAANRALAKAKG, encoded by the coding sequence ATGACCGCACATTCTTCATCCGGACAGAAGGGCATGCCGACGGCATCGCAGAAATACCACGCCTATCCGTTGATCGATCTTGCAGACCGGACCTGGCCGTCCAAGCGCATCGACACCGCGCCAATCTGGTGCTCGGTGGATTTGCGCGACGGCAACCAGTCGCTGATCAACCCGATGGGGCACGACCGCAAGGCGCGGATGTTCCAGCTGCTGCTCGACATGGGGTTCAAGGAAATCGAGATCGGGTTTCCGTCGGCCTCGCAGACCGATTTTGATTTTGCCCGCTGGTGCGTGGAAGAGGGCGGCGTGCCTGATGATGTGTCGCTGCAGGTACTGGTGCAGTGCCGGCCCGAGCTGATCACCCGCACGTTCGAGGCGCTGGAGGGCGCCAACCGGCCGATCATCCATTTCTACAATTCGACATCGGAGCTGCAGCGCCGGGTGGTGTTTGACAAGGATGTGGCCGGAATCAAGCAGATTGCTGTCGATGCGGCGAAGATGATCAAGGAGATGGCGGAGAAGGCCGGCGGCGATTTCCGGTTTGAATATTCGCCGGAAAGCTTTACCGGCACCGAGTTGGAAGTGGCGCTGGAGATTTCCAATGCGGTGATCGAGATCATTGCCCCTACGCCCGACAACAAGCTGATCCTCAACCTGCCGTCGACGGTGGAAATGGCGACGCCCAACATCTATGCCGACCAGATCGAGTGGATGTGCCGCAACATCGACAACCGCGAAAACGTGCTGATCTCGCTGCACCCGCACAATGACCGCGGCACCGGCATTGCCGCAACCGAACTGGCGCTGATGGCAGGCGCCGACCGGGTCGAGGGCACCTTGTTTGGCAATGGCGAGCGCACCGGCAATGTCGATGTGGTCGCTTTGGCGCTCAACATGTTCACCCAAGGCGTCGATCCGAAGCTCGATTGCTCGGATATCGAGCGGATGAAGGCGGTGTTCGAATATTCCAACGAGATGAAGATCCCCGAGCGGCATCCATACGTCGGCGAACTGGTCTACACCGCGTTCTCCGGCTCGCATCAGGATGCGATCAACAAGGGCATGAAGGCGCTGCGACAGGCCAACAAGCCGGAGTGGGAAGTGCCCTATCTGCCGATCGATCCCAACGATGTCGGCCGCACCTACGAGGCGATCATCCGCATCAACTCGCAATCGGGCAAGGGCGGTATCGCCTATATCCTGAAGGAGGATTACGGGCTCGATCTGCCGCGCAACCTGCAGGTGGAATTCCGCGAGGAAATCCAGAAGATCACCGATGACGAGGGCGTGGAACTGCCGCCGCAGCGGATCTACGAGAGCTTCATGGAGGTCTATGTCAACCAGACCGGAGCGCGGCTCGGCTATGTCGATCACCACACCCATACCGACCCGGCAAGCCCCGGCGTGCGGGTTGTCTCGGCGGAGATCACCGACAATGGCGAGACCAAGCGCATCGAGGGCCGCGGCACCGGGCCGATCGATGGCTTCATCAATGCGCTGTCGACTTATCTCGGCTTCTCGCTGACCGTGGCCAATTATTCCGAGCACTCGATGCAGCACGGCTCCAATGCGGCTGCCATCTGCTACATGGAAATGGAAACGCCAGCGGGCAAACTGTTTGGCGCCGGCGTCAACACCAACATCTCCGCCGCCTCGCTGGCCGCGGTGGTGTCGGCGGCCAACCGGGCGCTGGCCAAGGCCAAGGGCTGA
- a CDS encoding IS110 family transposase: protein MQIFEAIGRYDRVLIACLEDRGVSSARVNPLRAPQFARAAGLLAKTDRLDAQILCTMGEALRPEHATPIQLHRLRLHELQARRDNIVNMITAEQNRLSVADNAFIKKISKLRSVH, encoded by the coding sequence ATGCAAATTTTTGAGGCGATAGGCCGGTATGATCGCGTTCTGATTGCATGCCTTGAGGACCGTGGCGTTTCCTCTGCGCGCGTGAATCCGTTGCGGGCTCCTCAATTCGCCCGTGCCGCTGGTTTGCTGGCAAAGACCGACAGACTGGACGCTCAGATTCTATGCACGATGGGAGAGGCGCTTCGCCCCGAACACGCCACACCGATCCAATTGCACCGCCTGCGTCTTCACGAGCTTCAAGCCAGACGGGACAACATTGTGAACATGATCACGGCTGAGCAAAACCGTCTCTCTGTTGCCGATAACGCTTTCATCAAAAAGATATCAAAGCTTCGATCCGTTCACTAA
- a CDS encoding IS110 family transposase — MNEQNQLPQSVPGVGPQTANHLMASISELEQVNRRLIASLVGSVPHARELGFYKGKRAIHGSRPRVRCAMYMAALVAVRWDPHWKAFIERHGRPQRTVIDGNQTDREASISCDVISQLQEKRNIHTTPICYPAKRVPEYPY, encoded by the coding sequence CTGAATGAGCAGAACCAGCTACCGCAATCGGTCCCCGGTGTCGGACCGCAAACTGCCAATCATCTAATGGCTTCGATATCGGAACTTGAGCAAGTCAACCGGCGATTGATTGCCAGTCTCGTCGGCTCGGTACCTCACGCCAGGGAATTGGGGTTCTACAAGGGCAAGCGGGCAATCCATGGAAGCCGACCACGTGTCCGCTGCGCGATGTATATGGCGGCGCTCGTCGCCGTTCGGTGGGATCCACATTGGAAAGCCTTTATTGAACGGCATGGTCGTCCGCAGCGCACTGTAATTGACGGCAACCAGACGGACAGGGAAGCCAGCATTTCCTGCGATGTGATCAGCCAGCTTCAGGAAAAGAGAAATATTCATACAACGCCGATCTGTTATCCGGCAAAACGAGTACCTGAATACCCGTATTGA
- a CDS encoding DDE-type integrase/transposase/recombinase encodes MEQDHRRIKWRVRPKLGFNLFSSAAITLAGIEMFQMIQKQQGMYSCN; translated from the coding sequence ATTGAGCAAGATCACCGCAGGATCAAGTGGCGTGTCAGGCCGAAGCTCGGCTTCAATCTTTTTTCAAGCGCGGCAATAACGCTTGCCGGTATTGAGATGTTTCAAATGATACAAAAGCAACAAGGTATGTATTCTTGCAACTAA